One window from the genome of Desulfobaccales bacterium encodes:
- the murD gene encoding UDP-N-acetylmuramoyl-L-alanine--D-glutamate ligase, with product MDFKNTNILVVGLARTGVALCRFLTEQGAKVTVTDQAAPEALADQRRDIANLGVTEDLGVPQPEWQGFDAIVLSPGVPPELPWLKAARAEGLPVMGELEVASHFIYRPLLAVSGTNGKTTTTTLLGELLAASGQKPLVGGNIGTPVVSLLARQEEADCLVLEVSSFQLDTTSRFHPQAAALLNITPDHLDRYADYEAYIASKASLFRRQGQNDLAVLNADDPALAALNHHKSRAYYFSATQRLKNGAWLNNGAIQVCLADRQATFSLKQIRLAELHNLENIMAALILALDAGADPEACRAVLANFRGLHHRVEWVADISGVSYFDDSKGTNVGAVARSLGHFDRPVILIAGGRDKDSDFSLLNDLIRTRVKALVLIGETRERLARIWQGLAPAYLVDNMAAAVAQASDLADPGDVVLLSPACASFDMYRDYVHRGQTFQRLVRELAHGE from the coding sequence ATGGACTTTAAAAACACCAACATCTTAGTAGTCGGTCTGGCCCGCACCGGCGTAGCCCTGTGCCGCTTTCTGACGGAGCAGGGGGCTAAGGTGACGGTCACCGACCAGGCCGCGCCTGAGGCCCTGGCGGACCAACGCCGGGACATCGCAAATCTGGGGGTGACTGAAGACCTGGGCGTGCCCCAACCTGAATGGCAGGGATTCGACGCCATCGTCCTCTCTCCCGGGGTGCCGCCGGAACTCCCGTGGCTTAAGGCCGCGCGTGCTGAGGGCCTGCCGGTCATGGGCGAACTGGAAGTGGCCAGCCATTTCATCTACCGGCCGCTGTTGGCCGTGAGCGGCACCAACGGCAAGACCACCACGACCACCCTGTTGGGGGAACTCCTCGCCGCGTCAGGCCAAAAACCCCTGGTGGGCGGCAATATCGGCACCCCCGTGGTCTCCCTGCTGGCTAGGCAAGAGGAGGCTGACTGCCTGGTGCTGGAGGTGAGCAGTTTCCAGTTGGATACCACTTCCCGCTTCCATCCCCAGGCTGCGGCGCTCCTGAATATCACCCCGGACCACCTGGACCGCTATGCGGATTATGAGGCTTATATCGCCTCCAAAGCCAGCCTGTTCCGGCGTCAGGGGCAGAACGATCTCGCGGTCCTCAACGCCGACGATCCCGCGCTCGCGGCCCTCAACCACCATAAGAGCAGGGCCTATTACTTCTCCGCCACCCAACGCCTGAAGAATGGGGCCTGGCTGAACAACGGCGCCATCCAGGTCTGTCTGGCCGACCGGCAAGCTACTTTTTCTCTTAAGCAGATCCGGCTGGCCGAACTCCATAACCTGGAAAATATCATGGCCGCTCTGATCCTGGCCCTGGACGCCGGGGCCGATCCCGAGGCCTGTCGGGCGGTACTGGCAAATTTTCGCGGCCTGCATCACCGCGTTGAATGGGTGGCCGACATCAGCGGGGTTTCCTACTTTGATGATTCCAAGGGCACCAACGTGGGCGCGGTGGCCCGTTCCCTGGGTCACTTTGACCGGCCAGTCATCCTCATCGCCGGCGGCCGGGATAAAGATAGTGATTTCTCCCTCTTGAACGATCTCATTCGCACCAGGGTCAAAGCCCTGGTGCTTATCGGGGAAACCCGGGAGCGCCTGGCCCGGATATGGCAGGGGTTAGCCCCAGCCTATCTGGTTGATAACATGGCGGCCGCCGTGGCCCAAGCCTCAGACCTGGCAGACCCCGGCGACGTGGTCCTGCTTTCACCCGCCTGCGCCA
- a CDS encoding penicillin-binding protein — protein sequence MNPAGGKWVRLRIGLVALALLAFGFWICGRFFQLQILRGSELREEASREYQKFCPVLPVRGMILDRNGTELAVSTRVSSVVAHPNQIKHASRLSRQLAPILGCNPRDLQELLTRAKPFVFVKRHLTPEREEAFRAWEAAEEQKLRAAKVTGHTDLDAVYLIPEAKRYYPQMALAGQVLGFCNIDGQGLEGLEIQYDNQLYGKPKQCWKMTDARGRIVVTGEKAWDPEVMGNNVVLTLDRTIQYIAEKELARGVEKYHAAGGLALVVRPQTGEILAMAQTPCMDSNRYGQFDEFARRNRMVTDCLEPGSTFKVFIAASALDAHVVKPADRFHCENGTWRLGAKEVIHDVHPYGTLTVQQVIQKSSNIGAAKISHKVGAKRLDQYLHDFGYGNRTGILFPGETAGLVKNLLRTRSLIDRTTVAFGQGVSVTTLQMTLALAAMGNEGVLMEPRLVKEVVNPHGGKVTEYPPRPVRRVLSRQAAREMLAIMETVTQQGGTAKEAAPEGYTVAGKTGTAQKIVGRAYSHSKFNALFIGMIPADNPVLAISVIVDEPKGAIFGGVVAAPIFREIAAQSLRVLGYYPKEPPKDKNQPVLANLLATPADAATAPEVKFTLPKLQIPKGPLTVMPDLRGYTIRQVLNLLNRSGLHCRFEGSGMAINQEPAPGTAITPGATCMVKFGSSS from the coding sequence GTGAATCCCGCTGGCGGCAAATGGGTCCGGCTGCGCATCGGTCTGGTGGCCCTGGCGCTTTTAGCCTTCGGCTTCTGGATCTGCGGCAGGTTCTTTCAGCTCCAGATCCTCCGGGGATCTGAACTCCGGGAAGAAGCCAGCCGGGAGTACCAGAAATTCTGCCCTGTCCTGCCGGTCCGAGGGATGATCCTGGATCGCAACGGCACCGAATTGGCCGTCAGCACCCGGGTTTCGTCTGTGGTGGCCCATCCCAACCAGATCAAGCACGCCTCCCGCCTGAGCCGGCAGCTAGCTCCCATTTTGGGTTGTAATCCCCGGGACTTGCAGGAGCTCCTTACCCGGGCTAAACCCTTCGTCTTCGTTAAACGCCATCTCACTCCGGAACGGGAAGAGGCGTTCCGGGCCTGGGAGGCCGCCGAGGAACAAAAGCTCCGGGCGGCCAAAGTCACCGGGCACACCGACCTGGACGCCGTTTACCTCATTCCCGAGGCCAAGCGCTACTACCCTCAGATGGCTCTGGCCGGGCAGGTTTTGGGATTTTGCAACATTGACGGCCAGGGCCTGGAAGGCCTGGAAATACAATATGATAACCAGCTCTACGGCAAGCCCAAGCAGTGCTGGAAGATGACCGATGCCCGGGGCCGCATCGTGGTCACCGGGGAGAAGGCCTGGGATCCGGAGGTCATGGGGAACAACGTGGTCCTCACCCTGGATCGCACCATCCAGTATATCGCGGAAAAGGAACTGGCCCGGGGGGTGGAGAAGTACCATGCGGCCGGCGGTTTAGCTCTGGTGGTGCGGCCCCAAACAGGAGAAATCCTGGCCATGGCCCAGACCCCCTGCATGGATTCCAACCGTTATGGCCAGTTCGATGAATTTGCCCGGCGCAACCGCATGGTGACCGATTGCCTGGAGCCGGGGTCCACCTTCAAAGTCTTCATTGCAGCCTCCGCCTTGGACGCCCATGTGGTCAAACCCGCAGACCGGTTCCATTGCGAAAACGGCACCTGGCGCCTGGGAGCCAAAGAGGTGATTCATGATGTTCATCCTTACGGCACCCTGACCGTGCAGCAGGTCATCCAGAAATCCAGCAACATCGGGGCGGCCAAAATTTCCCATAAAGTCGGGGCCAAACGTTTGGATCAATACCTCCATGATTTCGGCTACGGGAATCGCACCGGCATCCTCTTTCCCGGGGAAACTGCGGGATTGGTGAAAAATCTACTCCGCACCCGCTCTCTCATCGACCGTACAACCGTGGCGTTCGGTCAAGGCGTGTCAGTGACGACACTCCAAATGACTCTGGCCCTGGCGGCCATGGGGAACGAGGGTGTGCTCATGGAGCCCCGCCTGGTGAAAGAGGTCGTCAACCCCCACGGAGGAAAAGTCACTGAGTATCCGCCCCGCCCGGTAAGGCGGGTGCTCTCCCGGCAGGCGGCCCGGGAGATGCTGGCGATTATGGAGACCGTGACCCAACAAGGCGGCACCGCCAAGGAGGCGGCCCCTGAAGGCTATACCGTGGCCGGCAAGACCGGCACCGCCCAGAAAATCGTCGGGCGGGCCTATTCTCATAGCAAGTTTAATGCCTTGTTCATCGGCATGATACCCGCGGACAACCCGGTATTGGCCATATCGGTCATCGTGGATGAACCCAAGGGGGCCATCTTTGGCGGTGTGGTGGCAGCCCCCATCTTCCGGGAAATTGCGGCCCAGTCCCTGCGGGTTTTGGGCTATTATCCCAAGGAGCCCCCGAAAGACAAGAACCAACCGGTATTGGCGAACCTCCTGGCCACCCCGGCCGATGCGGCCACCGCCCCGGAGGTGAAGTTTACCCTTCCGAAATTGCAGATTCCTAAAGGGCCGCTGACCGTCATGCCTGATCTCCGGGGCTACACCATCCGTCAGGTTTTGAATCTTCTGAATCGCTCGGGATTGCACTGCCGCTTCGAAGGCAGCGGTATGGCCATTAATCAAGAGCCGGCGCCCGGTACCGCCATCACCCCCGGGGCCACCTGCATGGTGAAGTTCGGTTCCAGCTCTTAA
- a CDS encoding UDP-N-acetylmuramoyl-L-alanyl-D-glutamate--2,6-diaminopimelate ligase, whose translation MAHVVTPKILRTLLDGLPGCQVTGDLDAMVTGVAYHSREVLPGGLFVALKGCRTDGHLYLDASLNQGARVVVTEEELATPKDVTVVRVPKARLALAHLSAAFYDHPSRELTLVGITGTNGKTSTTYLLEAILNAAGCRVGVVGTVNYRVGEATWPAPVTTPESLDLQRLLREMRSQDVSHVFLEVSSHALDLRRVDCAAFDAGVFTNLSQDHLDYHQDLDDYFAVKSRLFLEILANGGGSQGLAVLNLDDPRGHELKDTVRVPALTYGCHPESQVRPLNHHFRQDGLQALLTTPRGEVEISSRLVGPFNLANILAATATALGLGIDLDTIARGIAALDGVPGRLERFGPPVGPGVFVDYAHTPAAITQALGALQTLEFSRIITVFGCGGDRDRTKRPLMGQAAAAGSQLVIVTSDNPRTEDPLAIIREIEPGLLASGLPKLTAAAAGQGETGYLVVPDRRAAIRLAVSLARPGEAVLVAGKGHENYQIWGAECRHFDDREEVAQALKEK comes from the coding sequence GTGGCGCATGTGGTGACCCCAAAGATTTTAAGAACGCTGTTGGACGGCCTGCCCGGCTGCCAGGTGACCGGCGACCTTGACGCTATGGTGACCGGCGTGGCTTATCATTCCCGGGAAGTCCTTCCTGGCGGGCTTTTCGTGGCCTTGAAGGGCTGCCGCACCGACGGTCACCTCTATTTGGATGCGAGTCTCAACCAGGGGGCCCGGGTGGTGGTCACCGAAGAGGAACTGGCCACCCCAAAGGACGTCACGGTGGTCCGGGTGCCCAAGGCCCGCCTGGCCCTGGCCCATCTCAGCGCCGCCTTTTATGACCACCCCAGCCGGGAGCTGACCCTGGTGGGAATTACCGGGACCAACGGCAAGACCAGCACTACCTATCTGCTGGAAGCCATTTTGAATGCTGCCGGCTGCCGGGTGGGGGTGGTGGGCACAGTGAATTACCGCGTGGGCGAGGCCACCTGGCCGGCCCCGGTGACCACACCCGAATCACTGGACCTCCAAAGGCTCTTACGGGAGATGCGCAGTCAAGACGTTAGCCATGTCTTTCTTGAGGTCTCATCCCATGCTTTGGATTTAAGGCGGGTAGATTGCGCCGCCTTTGATGCCGGTGTCTTCACCAACCTCTCCCAGGACCATCTGGACTACCACCAGGACCTGGACGACTATTTTGCGGTCAAATCCCGGCTCTTTTTGGAAATCCTGGCCAACGGCGGCGGCTCTCAGGGGCTCGCGGTCCTCAACCTGGACGACCCCCGGGGCCATGAACTCAAGGACACCGTCAGGGTGCCGGCGCTTACCTATGGCTGTCATCCGGAAAGCCAGGTGCGGCCCCTGAACCATCATTTCCGTCAGGACGGTCTGCAAGCGTTGCTTACCACCCCCAGGGGCGAGGTGGAAATTAGTTCTCGGCTGGTGGGACCTTTCAATCTGGCCAATATCCTGGCGGCCACAGCCACGGCCCTGGGGCTCGGTATCGACCTGGACACCATTGCCCGGGGCATCGCCGCGCTTGACGGGGTGCCGGGCCGCCTGGAACGCTTCGGTCCACCTGTTGGCCCCGGCGTATTTGTGGATTACGCCCATACGCCTGCAGCCATCACCCAGGCCTTGGGGGCTCTCCAGACCCTGGAGTTCTCCCGGATAATCACGGTATTCGGCTGCGGGGGCGATCGGGACCGGACCAAGCGGCCGCTCATGGGACAGGCCGCCGCGGCGGGATCTCAACTGGTCATCGTCACCAGTGACAATCCCCGCACCGAAGACCCCCTGGCCATTATTCGGGAGATTGAACCTGGCCTTTTGGCCAGCGGCCTGCCTAAGCTCACCGCGGCCGCAGCAGGCCAAGGCGAGACCGGCTATCTGGTGGTCCCTGACCGAAGGGCCGCCATCCGCCTGGCAGTAAGCCTGGCCCGTCCGGGAGAGGCGGTCCTGGTCGCCGGCAAAGGCCACGAAAATTATCAGATTTGGGGAGCCGAGTGCCGCCACTTCGACGACCGGGAAGAAGTGGCCCAGGCCTTGAAGGAAAAATGA
- the mraY gene encoding phospho-N-acetylmuramoyl-pentapeptide-transferase, producing MLYHLLYPLKTVFGGFNVFRYITFRTIFAILTALIISMVVGSWFIRKLKKLQIGQTVREEGPKSHYSKNGTPTMGGLMIIFSTLTATLLWAELNNPYIWLLVLVTLGFGLIGFLDDYLKVIKKHNKGLSGRAKLVGQTLVALVPAIWLYASPTFDTTLTVPFVKQFQPDLGIFFIPFAVFVIVGSANAVNLTDGLDGLAIGPVTIAAAFYMIFCYLGGNIKIAAYLQIPYVRGVGELSIFLGALVGAGVGFLWYNAYPAQVFMGDVGALALGGVLGTVALATKQEILLAIVGGLFVVEALSVILQVGFFKVSNGRRIFRMAPLHHHFELMGWPEPKVIVRFWIIAIILGLVSLSALKLR from the coding sequence GTGCTCTATCATCTACTTTATCCATTAAAGACGGTCTTCGGCGGGTTCAACGTTTTCCGGTACATTACCTTCCGGACCATCTTCGCCATCCTCACGGCCCTGATCATCTCCATGGTGGTGGGGTCCTGGTTTATCCGCAAACTCAAGAAACTGCAGATCGGACAGACGGTTCGGGAAGAAGGGCCCAAGTCCCACTACTCCAAAAACGGCACCCCCACCATGGGGGGGCTGATGATCATTTTCTCTACTCTGACCGCCACCCTCCTATGGGCGGAGCTGAACAACCCCTATATCTGGCTCCTGGTCCTGGTGACGCTGGGTTTTGGCCTTATCGGCTTCCTGGACGATTATCTTAAGGTGATCAAGAAGCATAACAAGGGTTTGAGCGGCCGGGCCAAGCTGGTGGGCCAAACTCTGGTGGCCCTGGTGCCGGCCATCTGGCTCTATGCCAGTCCGACCTTTGATACCACGTTGACGGTTCCTTTTGTCAAGCAGTTTCAGCCGGATCTGGGCATCTTTTTCATCCCCTTCGCGGTCTTTGTCATCGTTGGGAGCGCCAACGCCGTCAACCTCACCGACGGCCTGGACGGCCTGGCCATCGGCCCGGTGACCATCGCTGCCGCCTTCTACATGATTTTTTGCTACCTGGGGGGCAATATCAAAATCGCCGCGTACCTCCAAATTCCCTATGTGCGGGGGGTGGGGGAACTCTCCATCTTTCTGGGAGCCCTGGTGGGCGCGGGCGTGGGTTTCCTGTGGTATAACGCCTATCCCGCCCAGGTTTTTATGGGGGACGTAGGCGCCCTGGCCCTGGGCGGCGTCCTGGGCACCGTGGCCCTGGCCACCAAACAGGAAATTCTGCTGGCCATCGTGGGCGGCCTCTTCGTGGTAGAAGCCCTATCCGTCATTCTCCAGGTGGGCTTTTTCAAGGTGAGCAACGGCCGCCGCATCTTTCGCATGGCACCGCTGCACCACCACTTTGAATTGATGGGCTGGCCCGAACCCAAGGTCATTGTGCGCTTCTGGATTATCGCGATTATTCTGGGTTTAGTGTCGTTGAGTGCTTTGAAGCTTAGATGA
- the murF gene encoding UDP-N-acetylmuramoyl-tripeptide--D-alanyl-D-alanine ligase has protein sequence MSATFTISEILAATGGALVQPGAWDTYCGVSTDSRTCQTGELFIPLTGERHDGHEFIPKALLRGARCVLVEKRIFTGAGVKLAHMVPPEITVIAVRDALTALGDLARAWRARFTVPVVGITGSCGKTTTKEMIAAVLDPDFRVLKNRLNLNNLIGMPLTLLELEGTHEAAVVEMGMNAFGEIQRLTQIARPTFGVLTNVHPAHTEGVGDIAGVARAKGELISTLNHGAGLIYNADDPWVARLAQNFRGPRLGFGLNAGARLRAQKRQTKGRDGQTAILSCASQVWPLALPAAGLHMLYNALAAIAVGLSLGLELKAAAAALGQFRAIHRRSQVVTLDSGVHLINDCYNANPGSMAMALATLMELRDHGRAVAALGDMLELGEGAAADHRTLGRLAGRLGLDMLVIYGSFRQEVAAGATEAGLVPERIFPVERREDGARILRQTLAPGDWLLVKGSRSMHMEGLIDRLEETASQ, from the coding sequence ATGTCAGCAACCTTTACCATCTCGGAAATTCTGGCAGCCACTGGCGGCGCCCTGGTGCAACCGGGGGCCTGGGACACCTATTGCGGCGTCAGCACCGACTCCCGCACCTGCCAGACCGGAGAGCTCTTCATCCCCCTCACCGGGGAGCGCCACGACGGCCACGAATTCATCCCCAAGGCCCTGCTGCGGGGCGCCCGGTGCGTGTTGGTGGAAAAAAGAATTTTTACAGGCGCGGGTGTCAAACTCGCCCATATGGTACCGCCAGAAATAACCGTCATCGCGGTCCGCGACGCCTTAACCGCCCTGGGCGATCTGGCCCGGGCCTGGCGGGCCCGCTTTACCGTGCCGGTGGTGGGCATCACCGGCAGTTGCGGCAAGACCACCACCAAGGAGATGATCGCTGCGGTTCTGGACCCCGATTTCCGAGTCCTGAAAAACCGGCTGAACCTCAACAATCTCATCGGTATGCCGCTGACCCTGTTGGAGTTGGAGGGGACGCATGAAGCCGCGGTGGTGGAGATGGGCATGAACGCCTTTGGCGAAATCCAGCGCCTCACCCAGATCGCCCGCCCCACTTTCGGCGTACTCACCAACGTCCATCCGGCCCATACCGAAGGTGTGGGGGATATCGCCGGTGTGGCCCGGGCCAAGGGAGAGCTCATCTCGACCTTGAACCATGGCGCCGGCCTGATTTACAATGCCGATGACCCCTGGGTGGCCCGCCTGGCCCAGAATTTTCGCGGCCCCCGCCTCGGGTTCGGCCTCAACGCCGGAGCCCGCCTCCGGGCCCAGAAGCGCCAGACCAAAGGACGCGACGGCCAGACCGCTATCCTCTCCTGTGCTAGCCAGGTTTGGCCCCTGGCTTTACCCGCGGCAGGGCTGCACATGCTCTATAACGCCCTGGCCGCCATTGCCGTGGGCCTCTCCCTGGGGCTGGAGCTTAAGGCGGCCGCGGCCGCGTTGGGCCAGTTTCGCGCCATCCATCGGCGCTCCCAGGTCGTCACCCTGGACTCCGGGGTGCATCTCATCAATGACTGTTACAACGCCAATCCCGGCTCCATGGCCATGGCGCTCGCCACCCTGATGGAACTCAGAGACCACGGCCGGGCTGTGGCTGCCCTGGGGGATATGCTGGAGTTGGGCGAAGGCGCGGCCGCCGATCACCGGACCTTGGGCCGGCTGGCCGGCCGCCTGGGATTGGATATGCTGGTGATTTATGGCAGCTTTCGTCAGGAAGTGGCCGCAGGAGCCACTGAAGCGGGCCTGGTCCCGGAGCGCATCTTCCCGGTAGAGCGCCGGGAAGATGGCGCCCGGATCTTACGGCAAACTCTGGCGCCCGGAGACTGGCTCCTGGTGAAGGGCTCCCGCAGTATGCACATGGAAGGCCTTATTGACCGGCTGGAGGAAACGGCTTCCCAGTAA